One Dama dama isolate Ldn47 chromosome 24, ASM3311817v1, whole genome shotgun sequence genomic window, CTGCCAGCCTGGATGAGGTGCCAAAGTCCGGCCCCAAAGGACACACTCCAATCTGGGGGGCGGACGTACTCATAGACTGGTGATCAGCTGAAAGGAGATGAGGAACGActgttcatccatttattcatttaacaaattgtAAGCACCTGCTGCGAACCAGACACTATGCCAGTCACTGCGGACAAAACGAGTAACTCTTGACACTAAAACCTATAttaagagaggagagaagagtgACAGAACCCATAATGCAATATACAACACATGTTTAAGTACAAACTGAGCTATGTACTCTCGGAGAGGAGCACTGGTTTTGAAAGGATTTACTGGAGCTTCTGGCCTGGATTTGGTGGTTCAAGGAGACTTCCTTGACACTGGATGAGTAGTAGCTAACGAGGCAAAGGGTGGAAGAGTGCTTCAGACAGagaaatgtataaagaactctgTGTGGACTATGGCAGGGCTccttgaaagatgaaaaccaacCCTGGGTTGGGGAGTGGTGAGGGGAGGTGGGTAGGAAGTTGTTTAATAGGCACAGGGTTTCatttggggaaaatgaaaaagttctggaaatggatagtgGTGATGTTTGCACAACAATGTAATGTACTATATATCacagaactgtacatttaaaaatggtgatAATGGCAAGTTTTATGTTATGTACATTTTgccaccaaaaaggaaaaaaaaaaaaaaactcagagttTACAGAGTAAGAACTAGAGTGAAAGCCACTAGAGACTAGAAGAGGTAAGATCATGTAAGATATTGGAGGCCATAGTAGAATTTGGGACAGGTGAAAACTGATTGGATTTATATTTTGTAGAAATCACTTTGGCTGCTGACATTAAGATCAAAATGGAGAAGGCTCTTGGAAACTGTGGTAGGGCAGGTTGGGAAGTCAATGCAGTTGTCTGGACAAGAGAAGATGAAGCTAGAGTTTAGGCTAGAACAGTGTGAAGCAGAAGAGCACTGGGCAATCTGGGCAGAGACTGGGCAGAGAGATGTAGAAGTGAAATCAATAGGACTTGGTGATGAATTGGATGTGAAAGGGTGACAAAGTAGCTTCAAGGATAATGCCATTTTCCACAAGTGATGATTCATGAAGTTTATATTGCCAGCCCTTGGCTCTGATTTCCAACCAAATAGCCAGCCACAAACTTCAACATCTCCATTAGAGGTCACCTCAAATTGCACACATCCAGAGCTAATTTATCACTTAACCTTAGCCCTCTGTGGAATGGGATAAAACCTCCTCCATGGGATGAATAAAGGAACTGTGAAGAGAGAGCCCAGCAAAGCAAATGAGCCTGCTTGGATCAGGGCCACCACTCAGGGAAATGAAGCTCTAGAAGGCAGAATTGCCCTGATACCCTTTTTGAGGAGTAAAACTTTCCAAGATCTGCATCCTCAATGAAGTGGCTGCTTTTCACTCTGTGCTACAGAGAAAACCAACCTTGCTCCCATGTTCATCATGGGTGGACTGGACAAGAGAGGAGACAACCACTTCAGAGTTTTAGTGGTTGCCagcgacccagataatcacgatggtgtgatcactcacctagagccagacatcctggaatgtgaagtcaagtgggccttaggaagcatcactacgaacaaagctagtggaggtgatggaattccagttgagctatttcaaatcctaatagatgatgctgtgaaagtgctgcattccatatgccagcaaatttagaatactcagcagtggccacaggactggaaaaggtcagttttcattccaatcccaaagaaaggcagtgccaaagaatgctcaaactaccacacaattgcactcttctcacacgctactaaagtaatgctcaaaattctccgagccaggctgcagcaatatgtgaaccgtgaacttccagatgtttaagcttgttttagaaaaggcagaggaaccaaagatcaaattgccaacatgcactgaatcattaaaaaagcaagagagttccataaaatcatcaatttctgctttactgactacgccaaagcctttgactgtgtggatcacaacaaactgtggaaaattctgaaagaaatgggaataccagaccacctggcctgcctcttgagaaatctgtatgcaggtcaggaagcaacagttaggactggacaatggaacaacagactggttccaaataagaaaaggagtacgtcaaggctgtatattgtcaccctgcttatttaacttatatgcagagtacatcatgagaaacgctgggctggaagaagcacaagctggaattaagattgccgggagaaaaatcaataacctcggatatgcagatgacaccacccttatggaagaaagtgaagaagaactaaaaagcctcttgatgaaagtgaaagaggagtgaaaaagttggcttaaagctcaacattgagaaaactaagatcatggcatcctgtcccatcacttcatggcaagtagatggggaaacagtggaaacagtggctgactttactttttgggggctcccaaatcactgcagatggtgactgcagccatgaaattaaaagacgcttattccttggaagaaagttatgaccaacctagacagcatattaaaaagcagagacattactctgccaacaaaggtcagtctagtcaaggctatggtttttccagtggtcatgtatggatgtgagagttggactgtaaagaaagcttagcactgaagaattgatgcttttgaactgtggtgttggagaagactcttgagagtcccttggactgcaaggagatccaaccagtccatcctaaaggagatcagtcctgagtgttctttggaaggactgatgttgaagctgaaactccaatacttggccacctgatgcgaagagctgattcatttgaaaagagcctgatgctgggaaagattgaaggcaggaggagaaggggacaacagaggatgagatgattggatagcatcacggactcaataggcatgagtttgagtaagctcactgagttggtgatggacagggaggcctggcgtgctacagtccatggggtcgcaaagactcggacaggactgagcgactgaactgaacagcggTAACAGTGTGGCCCAAGTGGTTGGCCTAGCTTCCTCTCTGTATGTTGCAGCAAACCACCTCCGCAGTATGGTGCATAGGCAGCATAGGGAGGTGGTTAAAAGCAAGAATTCTAAAGCCAGACTGCTTCTGTTCAGATGCTGGTTTTGCCCTCAGTAGCTAtgagatcttgggcaagttacctaatctctgttttctcatctgtaaaatggagaaaataatagtgttTTTAGGGTtgtaaatctgatttttttttttttttttaagggcccAAAGGAAAAAGAGGTCTATGTGCGAGATTCTCCCTCAGCAAAAGCCGACACCGGTGTTTTCCTTGGCCTTGCAAGGTTTGGCTTGAAAGGAGGCAATGCCCAAGGTTCAGGCTCCAGATGCAGGCCTGGAGGCACCAGAGCTGTGTTTAAAGAGGTGCGAATGTGGACCCAGATGGGCAAGCTCCTCCCACAGACGGGCAGTACCCAAAGCCTAAAAGGCGAGACGCTAACTTGGATCCTGTCCTGAGGCTAGCTTGCGCAAACGTAAAAGATCCACAAACAGCTCTAGAGCCTCAGGGGTGGGGCCGGAGGAGGCCGCCAAGAATCGCTCTTATTAAGAACGCGCCCAATCACAAATGACGTTCCGCCTGTTCCCCGCCCCCTAGGTGGGAGAACCCAATCAACGTCGAGAGTGTATCCTGGTCCCTGCTGCGGCCTTAGTGCGCCTGGAGCTGCAGGTCCGCTCCGGTCTAGATGTGAGGGCATCTGCCCGGCCTAAGGCCGAGTTCCACCCTGGCTTCCCGGGATGTCGGTGGCTTTCGTACCGGACTGGCTGAGAGGGAAGGCAGAAGTCAATCAGGAGACCATCCAGCGGGTAAGCGCTAAAACGGGTAGAGAGCTCTTAGTAGAGATCTTAGTAGAGATCCTAAATGGCTGCGGGTGCTGGAAGCTTCCTGGAGGGAGCAGCTGAGACTGGTGGTGTGCGTAGGTGACTTGCTGTGGGATGAAAATGAAGTCAGCCGAGGTGCTGGGGCTGGAAAGCCCGGCCttggggagcggggaggggggagCCAGGCAAAGGAGGCAGTGGTCCTTGCCGTCCTGACGTCGCGCTGCATTGACCCTTTGTCTGATCTTTCAGCTCCTGGAGGAGAATGACCAGCTGATCCGCTGTATCGTGGAATATCAGAACAAAGGCCGGGCGAATGAGTGCGTCCAGTGAGTCCACTCTTTATTCCCTTAATTTGTGAGTGTGAAGGGGAAGCTAGTATTGGAATCCATCAGCTGGCCTGAACTAGGAGCCTTGAGTGATCACAGATAAGGCTCAGAAGAATTACTTACCTGCCCAAGATAATACGGACAGTACATTGTGAAGCctggagtcagacatggcttccTCTTCAAAACTTGAATTGTGCTCATTGCAAAGACCCCTCAAAAAGCCATGCCGGCCGATGACAACAGGGAtggggacagttcagttcagtccagttcagtcgctcagtcgtgtccgagtctttgcgacctcatgaacctcggtacaccaggcctccctgtccatcaccaactcctggagtctacccaaactcatgtccattgagttgtgtgatgccatccaaccatctcatcgtctgtcgtccccttctcctcctacccccaatctttcccaacgttagggtcttttcaaatgagtcagttcttcgcatcaggtggccaaagtattggagtttcagcttcaacatcagtccttccaatgaacactcaggactgatctcctttaggatggactggttggatctccttgcagtccaagggactctcaagagtcttctccaacaccacagtccaaaagcatcaattctttggtgctcagctttctttacagtccaactctcacatccatacatgactactggaaaaaccatagccttgactagactgacatttgttgacaaagtaatgtctctgctttttaatatgctgtctaggttggtcataactttcttccaaggagtaagcgtcttaatttcatggctgcagtcaccatctgcagtgatttgggagccccaaaaagtaaagtcagccactgtttccactgtttccccatctagttgccat contains:
- the SS18L2 gene encoding SS18-like protein 2 isoform X1 — encoded protein: MKYYLKGFDPNIDWASLGRAFQLSSRLPVLTRVSLRSKAQRKKRSMCEILPQQKPTPVFSLALQGGRTQSTSRVYPGPCCGLSAPGAAGPLRSRCEGICPA
- the SS18L2 gene encoding SS18-like protein 2 isoform X3; the protein is MKYYLKGFDPNIDWASLGRAFQLSSRLPVLTRGPKEKEVYVRDSPSAKADTGVFLGLARWENPINVESVSWSLLRP
- the SS18L2 gene encoding SS18-like protein 2 isoform X2 codes for the protein MSVAFVPDWLRGKAEVNQETIQRLLEENDQLIRCIVEYQNKGRANECVQYQHVLHRNLIYLATIADANPTSASKAME